A single window of Sander lucioperca isolate FBNREF2018 chromosome 22, SLUC_FBN_1.2, whole genome shotgun sequence DNA harbors:
- the LOC116046879 gene encoding transcription factor Sox-8-like, whose protein sequence is MTEENKSLAGTPRSPAGSDSSMSQHGSGSESPASPAGSEAQEAARPPGMTHQLESGAEDERFPACIRDAVSQVLKGYDWSLVPMPSHGEKGLKSKPHVKRPMNAFMVWAQAARRKLADQYPHLHNAELSKTLGKLWRLLSETEKLPFVAEAERLRMQHKKDYPDYKYQPRRRKNPKSGQGDCKPGLVQQQQQGLYKTEPGVARLAGTGEMHRHYDPDRTGHSHGPPTPPTTPNTDLHMGNKHEAQRPVDSSSSTGPVPASGRQNIDFSNVDISELSTEVISTIDGFDVHELDQYLPPNGHASALLTPPDSSHGHNNPSGSFILPSIHSHSHTWTPKSGISTGTATSSCNRDAHGLHEDTSQKPQIKTEQMSPGHYSSSSSSTPPPPQPEYTSLGSGVCPSSTSSPSSTNQSDYTDLQSSSFFSAFPGYPAGLYQYPYFHSSRRPYATPLINSLALAPPPHSQSGWEQPLYTTLSRP, encoded by the exons ATGACAGAAGAGAACAAGTCCCTGGCAGGCACTCCGCGCAGCCCAGCGGGCAGCGACAGCTCCATGTCCCAGCATGGATCGGGCTCGGAGTCCCCGGCCTCTCCAGCGGGGTCCGAGGCGCAAGAGGCAGCGCGCCCGCCCGGGATGACGCACCAACTGGAGAGCGGCGCGGAGGATGAGCGTTTCCCCGCCTGCATCCGCGACGCGGTGTCGCAAGTGCTGAAAGGCTACGACTGGTCGCTGGTGCCGATGCCCTCTCACGGGGAGAAAGGGCTGAAGAGCAAGCCTCACGTGAAGCGGCCGATGAACGCGTTCATGGTCTGGGCGCAGGCGGCGCGGAGGAAGCTGGCTGACCAGTATCCTCATCTGCACAACGCGGAGCTCAGCAAGACGCTGGGCAAACTGTGGCG ACTTCTGTCTGAAACAGAGAAGCTTCCCTTCGTCGCAGAGGCCGAGAGGCTGAGGATGCAGCACAAGAAAGACTACCCGGACTACAAGTACCAGCCTCGGAGGCGCAAGAACCCCAAATCGGGACAAGGGGACTGCAAACCCGGATTAgttcagcagcaacagcagggCTTGTATAAGACAGAACCAGGGGTGGCCAGACTGGCTGGAACAGGGGAAATGCACCGTCATTATGATCCAgacaggacag GTCACTCTCATGGACCTCCAACACCTCCCACCACCCCTAACACCGACCTCCACATGGGGAACAAACACGAGGCCCAGCGGCCTGtcgacagcagcagcagcaccggcCCCGTTCCTGCCAGCGGCCGGCAGAACATCGACTTCAGCAACGTGGACATCTCAGAGCTCAGCACCGAAGTCATCAGCACCATCGATGGGTTTGACGTCCACGAGTTGGACCAGTACCTCCCTCCCAACGGCCACGCCTCCGCTCTTCTAACCCCACCAGATAGCAGCCACGGACATAACAACCCTTCTGGGTCCTTCATTCTGCCCAGCATCCACTCCCACTCCCACACCTGGACACCCAAAAGTGGGATTTCCACTGGAACGGCAACTTCCTCTTGCAATCGTGATGCGCATGGGCTCCACGAGGACACCAGCCAAAAACCTCAGATTAAAACAGAGCAGATGAGCCCAGGTCACTACagcagctcctcctcctccactcctcCACCGCCACAACCGGAGTACACCTCCCTCGGTTCGGGCGTCTGCCCTTCCTCTACTTCCTCCCCATCCTCCACCAACCAATCTGACTACACTGACCTCCAAAGCTCCAGTTTCTTCAGCGCCTTCCCAGGGTACCCTGCCGGTCTGTATCAGTACCCGTACTTTCACTCGTCTCGCAGGCCTTATGCCACGCCTCTTATCAACAGCCTGGCCTTGGCACCACCTCCACACAGTCAGTCTGGCTGGGAGCAGCCTCTCTACACAACTCTCTCCAGGCCTTGA